The genomic DNA AACTAATGATATCATGAGCTAACCTATCATTTCCAAACAGAAACTCCCCAATTATAGAACAGTTAATTTTTTTTCATGACCATTCTATAACAATCATTGTTTTAATTACCTTAATTACACTTTATATAATTATAAATGTAGTTTTAAATTCTATAACAAGTCGGTTCCTTATAGAAGGTCAAGAGATTGAGACCCTTTGAACCATTATCCCTGCTGTGATTTTAATCTACATTGCTCTCCCATCTCTCCGACTACTTTACTTAATAGAAGAATCATTCTATCCATCAATCTCAATAAAAGTTATCGGGCATCAATGATATTGATCATATGAATACCCCGACTTCAACATTGAACTTGATTCATTTATAATCCCAAATTTTGATGAAAACCTATCCACATTCCGTTTATTAGACGTTGACAACCGAATTGTCCTGCCTTATAATACTAATATACGAATCCTAATTACATCTGCTGATGTTATTCATTCATGAACAATCCCAACACTTGGAGTCAAAATAGATGCAGTCCCAGGACGATTAAATCAAATTTCAACAATAGCTAGACGCCCAGGAATCTTTTATGGCCAATGTTCAGAAATTTGTGGAGCAAACCATAGTTTTATACCTATTTCTATAGAAGTTACATCACTAAATAATTTCCTCAATTGAATTAAACTATTTTCATTGAATGGCTGAAGTGAAAGCATTGGTCTCTTAAACCACTCTATAGTAAACAATTACTTTCAATGAAAAAACTAGTTAAAATATAACATAAGATTGTCATTCTTAAATTACCATTGTGTTTTTTAATCCCACAACTCTTTCCAATAAACTGAAATATCTTAACCTTTTCATTTTTATGTATAATAGTAATTTTAACAACCGTTATATACTTTTCTTTTAACCTTAAAACCTCTAAAacttcaattaaaaaaaacatttttgaaAAAGAGTGAAAATGATAATAAATTTATTCTCTATTTTTGACCCAGCAACCTCAAAAACACTTACATTAAACTGAACAAGACTTTTACTCCCACTACTATTTATTCCAATAATTTATTGGGTTATCCCATCTCGTATTCATTTTTTATGGAATAAAACTTCATTATTactatttcatgaattaaaaaATCTCTTCtcgaaaaaaaatattaaattCATTTATATTTTCATTGTTCTTTTCTGATTTATCTTAACCTGCAACTTCATAGGACTTTTCCCATATATTTTCACCCCAACAAGCCATATTAATCTATCTTCATTCCTAGCTCTCCCAATATGGTTAACATTCATGTTATACGGGTGGATCAACCAAACAAATCATATATTTGCCCATCTGGTCCCTCTAGGAACTCCAATTTTTCTAACAGTATTCATAGTATGTATTGAAACAATTAGTAACTTAATTCGACCATTAACACTATCAGTACGTCTAACCGCAAACATAATTTCGGGGCATCTTCTCCTTTGTTTACTAAGAAACATTATAGAAAATATACCACTTATTAATTTAATAATTTTACCAGTTATAATTATCCTTCTTCTTTTAGAAATAGCTGTTGCTGTAATTCAAAGATATGTATTCATTACATTAACCTCACTCTACTTAAATGAATTAAACTAATGACATTCCAACCCTTCCATTTAGTAGATAAAAGACCATGACCTTTAACAGGTTCAATTGCAGCATTATCATTTATAGTTGGTATGATTAATATAATACATTTTAAAAATTTTTTGCTTATTCAATTAGCAACTTTAATTACTATTCTAACTATAATTCAATGATGACGAGATATTTGTCGAGAAGCATCATTTCAAGGAAATCATAACTCAATTGTGTTACTTAATATAAAATGAGGAATAATACTATTCATTATTTCTgaagtttttttctttgtttcatttTTCTGGTCATTCTTCCATAGAAGTCTTTCTCCAAATATTGAAATTGGTTCAATGTGGCCTCCACAAGGAATTATTCCCTTTAACCCATTTAGAATCCCATTGTTAAATACAACAATCTTACTCTCCTCAGGAATTTCTGTTACTTGAGCACATCACAGACTTCTAATAAAAAATTATAACGAAAGTCAAAACGCACTATTAATAACTATTATTTTAGGAATCTTATTCACATCTCTTCAATCATGAGAATACATCCAAGCTCCATTTTCAATTTCAGATTCTGTTTATGGATCTACATTTTTTATAGCAACTGGTTTTCATGGAATCCATGTATTAATTGGGACCACCTTTTTATCAATTTCATCTTTACGAATTTATCTAAGCCACTTTTCTGATAAACATCACTTTGGATTTGAAGCTGCTGCTTGATACTGACATTTTGTAGACGTTGTTTGGTTATTCCTTTATACATTTGTATATTGATGAACATTCTATTTTATTAGTATATACCACAGTACATCTAATTTCCAATTAGAaagtttttttaaaaataaaataataaaatttcTTATAATCTCACTATTAATAGCaagaattattttttttttaggaaatttaacaaacaaaaaaaatttcctaaaaaaagaaaaaaactctcCCTTTGAGTGTGGATTTGACCCTTTTTCTCTCTCCCGCACCCCCTTTTCTCTCCGATTTTTTATAATCGCAattatctttttaatttttgataTTGAAATTGTTATCCTTTTACCTTTTCCAATTACTCAAAACCTTGATAGTATCAGctcattaataataatatttacaattattaatttaattttaattgGTCTTGTGTATGAGTGAAAAAATGGAATAATTGAATGAGTCTCATAAATCCAGAGAGTAGTATTTAAAATTTATAAAATCTAACCTGCAATTAGAAATTGCTTTAGCCTATTCTAAGAGTGAAGCAATAATTGCAATCAGTTTCGACCTGAACTTAGGAAAACCCCTCTCTTATTAATAGAAGCCAAAAAGAGGCTATTCACTGTTAATGAATATACTGATTTCATTAAATCCTATTAAGATCACTATTAAAGGCTGCTAACCTTAAAATAATGGAAACATTTGGTCTTTGTTTTTATAGTGTATTAAAACACCTAACATTTTCATTGTTAAAAAGCAATTTTAGCTAAAAATATTCTCAAAACAAATATCATAATATTTTCACTATTATATTTTAAATTAAACTATAAGAACTAAAAGaataaaaatacaataaaaaatattaaaataataatattttTTAGATTACTAACTTGGAACCATTGTACAAATATTCTAGCTGCATAATTAAATTTATAAACTCCCTGCGGCCCAATTTCTTCTAATCATCCATTATCAAACCTATAGTAATAAAGACCAGAAACCAATGATTTCACAGATAGTCTCCCGGATCTAATTG from Ornithodoros turicata isolate Travis unplaced genomic scaffold, ASM3712646v1 ctg00001343.1, whole genome shotgun sequence includes the following:
- the LOC135376859 gene encoding LOW QUALITY PROTEIN: cytochrome c oxidase subunit 2-like (The sequence of the model RefSeq protein was modified relative to this genomic sequence to represent the inferred CDS: substituted 5 bases at 5 genomic stop codons), with protein sequence MISXANLSFPNRNSPIIEQLIFFHDHSITIIVLITLITLYIIINVVLNSITSRFLIEGQEIETLXTIIPAVILIYIALPSLRLLYLIEESFYPSISIKVIGHQXYXSYEYPDFNIELDSFIIPNFDENLSTFRLLDVDNRIVLPYNTNIRILITSADVIHSXTIPTLGVKIDAVPGRLNQISTIARRPGIFYGQCSEICGANHSFIPISIEVTSLNNFLN
- the LOC135376857 gene encoding LOW QUALITY PROTEIN: ATP synthase subunit a-like (The sequence of the model RefSeq protein was modified relative to this genomic sequence to represent the inferred CDS: substituted 2 bases at 2 genomic stop codons) translates to MIINLFSIFDPATSKTLTLNXTRLLLPLLFIPIIYWVIPSRIHFLWNKTSLLLFHELKNLFSKKNIKFIYIFIVLFXFILTCNFIGLFPYIFTPTSHINLSSFLALPIWLTFMLYGWINQTNHIFAHLVPLGTPIFLTVFIVCIETISNLIRPLTLSVRLTANIISGHLLLCLLRNIIENIPLINLIILPVIIILLLLEIAVAVIQRYVFITLTSLYLNELN